In one window of Arachis ipaensis cultivar K30076 chromosome B06, Araip1.1, whole genome shotgun sequence DNA:
- the LOC107646346 gene encoding uncharacterized protein DDB_G0271670-like codes for MPPSQIPLTTSSSSSDQLFITDPPLIIPTTTPFNNSIFSSTTTSSCSSSTLQLSSTGFNNVILSSNPSSSSPHMSATALLQKAAQMGATASNNSMNYSPMMQKSFSMGTTTMAGVSAGHDAAFTNQLFQKEIVSQLFDANTTTNSSSNNDMGMYGQMFMGTITTEHSNNNNNNGLMKISSDVEQEISDDDNNNNNTIMVEASRFGGGSGRDDDIATVHDFLGIGGASMASTATVSLHESEQQQRLVAVETLNQQRLQIMNHFHHHIPHHAADSAIDKTMWDV; via the coding sequence ATGCCCCCTAGTCAGATTCCattaaccacttcttcttcttcatcagatCAATTATTCATCACTGATCCACCACTTATCATTCCAACAACAACTCCTTTCAATAACTCCATCTTCTCATCAACAActacttcttcttgttcttcttcaacGCTTCAGCTGAGTTCTACTGGCTTCAACAATGTTATTCTTTCTTCTAATCCATCTTCATCATCGCCTCATATGTCTGCAACTGCTTTGTTGCAGAAAGCAGCTCAAATGGGTGCAACTGCAAGTAACAACAGCATGAATTATTCACCCATGATGCAGAAAAGCTTCTCCATGGGAACAACCACCATGGCTGGAGTTAGTGCTGGCCATGATGCTGCATTTACAAACCAATTGTTTCAGAAAGAAATCGTCTCACAACTGTTTGATGCAAACACTACTACTAATAGTAGTAGTAATAATGATATGGGAATGTATGGTCAAATGTTCATGGGAACAATCACTACTGAGcacagtaataataataataataatgggttGATGAAGATTAGTAGTGATGTGGAACAAGAGATtagtgatgatgataataataataacaatacgaTAATGGTGGAGGCATCAAGGTTTGGAGGAGGGAGTGGAAGGGATGATGATATTGCAACTGTTCATGATTTCTTGGGAATTGGTGGAGCTTCAATGGCTTCAACAGCAACAGTGAGTTTGCATGAATCAGAGCAACAGCAAAGATTAGTAGCAGTAGAGACATTGAATCAGCAGAGGTTGCAGATTATGAACCACTTTCATCACCATATTCCTCATCATGCTGCAGATTCAGCTATTGACAAAACTATGTGGGATGTTTGA
- the LOC107645613 gene encoding uncharacterized protein LOC107645613, whose product MDYLCCDDNKEGTEMKSSDASDDIFGDPEDHPHVGEEHQAEIPAFIAVPYRSQLTKKTIDSETRVNRPESFSLGLPIPLMWSHCKLENSNWEALESITSKEGQMISENECPKLKVEFQTMFSNFQIQSSAKSVESRGKYLLPGLLAAQSWTNTEYDSFLLGLYIFGKNLSLVKRFVGTKNMGDILSFYYGKFYRSKGYRRWSECRKLRNRRCIYGQKIFTGWRQQELLSRMFSHVAGECQTLLIEISRKFLEGKMPFEEYVFDLKDAVGIEVFIAAVGIGKGKQDLTGTANEPTKTTNVFSIRAEMPVGKACSSLTSADIIKFLTGNFRLSKARSNDLFWEAVWPRLLAKGWHSEQPKDQFVTSSKPSLVFLIPGVKKFSRRKLVKGNHYFDSISDVLNKVALEPGLIENEIQATEGNLDEGNKQFRYLQPLSSKCKQDHGKFTVVDTSIVVDSHQCKVRQLRSLPFQTMSISDISSSSIESEQDTSEEEVEQGSPPNHVEQADSSNHVDDQVEQANSSKPVGEFSATDMSIDALDLSLTLDERNTTTLEVENHRFHSEQHDGNHPREINEHEFIQNAASDCSNCFPNVMKIQKFDLNEPVSPSTLHEASEGVVLSMDSDIFSHPCEGSATQQDPVVQVSEEKSKTMMLIDLNFPQVSPEFGIDMDMDMDMERDVPSSNVMEQNHNPCENTSLSSPSDTAQLNAIQESPDHHDKAQQSGIVSRRTSTRNRPLTTKALEALEYRFLNSKRKRKSTESSESNSSKSRYIGASNGTIVSGNCDNGIVNSMADTRAEEENVMALI is encoded by the exons ATGGATTATCTATGCTGTGATGACAACAAAGAAGGCACTGAGATGAAATCTTCTGATGCTTCTGATGATATATTTGGAGATCCAGAAGATCATCCTCATGTTGGAGAGGAGCACCAAGCTGAAATTCCTGCATTCATCGCCGTGCCGTATCGCTCTCAGCTCACAAAGAAGACAATAGATTCAGAAACCAGAGTCAATAGGCCAGAGTCTTTCTCACTAGGATTACCTATTCCTCTGATGTGGTCACATTGCAAGTTAGAAAACAGTAATTGGGAGGCTTTAGAATCTATCACAAGCAAAGAGGGACAAATGATTTCGGAGAATGAATGTCCTAAGCTTAAAGTGGAATTTCAGACTATGttttctaattttcaaattcaatccTCTGCAAAATCTGTTGAGTCAAGAGGAAAGTATCTTCTCCCTGGTTTGTTGGCTGCTCAATCTTGGACGAACACGGAATATGACAGTTTTCTTCTTGGCCTCTATATATTTGGAAAGAATCTCAGTCTTGTAAAGAGATTTGTTGGGACCAAAAACATGGGAGACATATTGTCTTTCTATTATGGCAAGTTTTATAGGTCTAAAGGGTATCGCCGATGGTCAGAGTGCCGGAAGTTGAGAAATAGGCGATGTATATACGGCCAGAAAATATTCACTGGATGGAGGCAACAAGAATTGCTGTCAAGAATGTTTTCCCATGTTGCAGGAGAATGCCAAACTTTGTTGATTGAG ATTTCAAGGAAATTTCTGGAGGGAAAGATGCCATTTGAAGAATATGTATTTGATTTAAAGGATGCTGTTGGCATTGAAGTGTTCATAGCTGCAGTAGGCATTGGTAAAGGGAAGCAAGATCTCACTGGCACTGCCAACGAGCCGACAAAGACTACAAACGTGTTCTCTATTCGTGCCGAAATGCCAGTTGGCAAAGCTTGCTCCTCTCTTACATCAGCTGACATAATCAAGTTTCTCACAGGAAATTTCAGGTTGAGCAAAGCTCGGTCCAATGATCTCTTCTGGGAAGCTGTTTGGCCGCGCCTTTTGGCGAAAGGGTGGCATTCTGAGCAGCCTAAGGATCAATTTGTCACCAGTTCAAAACCTTCCTTGGTTTTTCTTATACCCGGTGTTAAGAAATTTTCTAGAAGGAAACTGGTAAAAGGCAACCACTACTTCGATTCGATAAGTGATGTTTTGAATAAAGTAGCACTGGAGCCGGGGCTTATTGAGAATGAAATTCAAGCAACTGAGGGAAACTTGGATGAGGGAAACAAACAGTTTCGTTACCTTCAACCGCTAAGTTCAAAGTGCAAGCAAGATCATGGGAAATTTACAGTTGTTGATACAAGCATTGTTGTTGATTCGCATCAATGCAAAGTGAGGCAGCTAAGAAGCTTACCTTTTCAAACTATGAGCATATCTGACATCTCAAGCAGTTCCATTGAATCTGAGCAAGATACTTCTGAAGAAGAAGTTGAACAAGGTAGTCCTCCAAATCATGTTGAACAAGCTGATTCTTCAAACCATGTGGATGATCAGGTTGAACAGGCTAATTCTTCAAAGCCTGTTGGAGAATTCTCTGCTACAGATATGAGCATAGATGCATTAGATTTATCTCTTACACTCGATGAGCGCAACACCACCACCTTAGAAGTAGAAAATCATAGATTTCATTCAGAGCAGCATGATGGAAACCATCCAAGGGAGATCAATGAGCATGAATTCATTCAAAATGCAGCATCTGATTGCTCAAATTGCTTTCCTAATGTCATGAAAATACAGAAGTTTGATTTGAATGAACCTGTTTCGCCATCAACTTTGCACGAAGCATCCGAGGGCGTGGTTTTGTCTATGGATTCAGACATCTTTTCTCACCCTTGTGAAGGCAGTGCCACTCAGCAGGATCCGGTTGTACAAGTTTCTGAAGAAAAATCTAAAACCATGATGTTGATTGACTTGAATTTTCCTCAAGTTTCACCAGAGTTTGGAATTGACATGGACATGGACATGGACATGGAAAGGGATGTTCCATCCTCTAATGTCATGGAGCAAAATCACAATCCATGTGAAAATACATCGTTGTCCTCTCCATCCGACACGGCGCAGCTCAATGCCATACAGGAGTCTCCTGATCATCATGATAAGGCGCAGCAATCCGGCATTGTAAGCCGTCGGACGAGCACTAGAAACCGACCATTGACCACAAAAGCATTGGAAGCTCTTGAGTACAGATTTCTCAActcaaagaggaagagaaagagcaCAGAATCTTCAGAGAGTAATTCTTCAAAGTCAAGATATATAGGTGCAAGTAATGGAACAATAGTTAGTGGTAATTGTGACAATGGCATTGTGAATTCCATGGCTGATACAAGAGCAGAGGAAGAGAATGTTATGGCATTAATCTGA